A single Tachypleus tridentatus isolate NWPU-2018 chromosome 9, ASM421037v1, whole genome shotgun sequence DNA region contains:
- the LOC143225422 gene encoding uncharacterized protein LOC143225422 isoform X1, giving the protein MELLKIKVEPFCEDTLLDTKLVESEEAFTQPVKTETENWEDIPSCTSLKFDVSKKEQEENCDGTTEKDENTVMKVKTEQSDLPQDEVISKFSYCSDDVLDSSKYSVMNVKTETEFKEHLQQTESRLENTSDIITCCGSQFSGNYVLRKEDSFRKIPKLNSDLCGETNENNLKEFDIPKDGCKPYNELICGQNLGTLDNITQQNRINTAEKPYTCIVYGENFRRNSPVKDHQRTHSAETLYSCTVCGKQFETNKIFKIHQRIHTDKKSYSCSVCEKQFGTHNALKLHKSICCMEKPYCCAVCKKQFRKKSSLKIHQRIHTGEKPYVCTVCGKQFGQNCTLKTHQSTHTGEKPYSCTVCGKCFGTNSKLKIHQRIHTGEKPYSCTVCGKHFGTNGNLKTHLSIHTGEKLYNCEICCKSFRTNSLLNKHQMIHSEKKPYCCAVCGSQFRTKSELKIHQIKHIGEKPYSCVVCGKQFKRNSSYVAHRRIHTGEKPYSCAVCGKHFITNGTLKTHQIIHTGEKPYSCIVCGKRSRTNGDIKKHQRIHSGEKPYSCVVCGKFFRTNSNLIKHQIIHTGEKP; this is encoded by the exons AAACAGAAACTGAAAACTGGGAAGATATACCTTCATGTACCAGTTTGAAGTTTGATGTGTCAAAAAAGGAACAAGAAGAGAATTGTGATGGAACAACAGAGAAAGATGAG AACACAGTTATGAAAGTGAAAACAGAACAGTCTGATCTGCCACAAGATGAGGTTATTTCAAAGTTCAGTTACTGCAGTGATGATGTTCTAGATAGTTCAAAGTATAGTGTTATgaatgtgaaaacagaaactgaatttaaagaacatttacaGCAAACTGAATCTAGGTTGGAAAATACTTCTG ATATAATCACCTGTTGTGGAAGTCAGTTTTCTGGTAATTATGTCTTAAGAAAAGAAGATTCCTTCAGAAAAATCCCAAAACTCAACAGTGATCTTTGtggagaaacaaatgaaaataacctAAAAGAATTTGATATACCTAAGGATGGTTGTAAACCATACAATGAGTTAATTTGTGGGCAAAACCTTGGAACATTGGATAATATAACACAACAAAACAGGATAAACACTGCAGAAAAACCATATACTTGTATAGTTTATGGGGAAAACTTTCGAAGAAATAGTCCCGTAAAAGATCATCAAAGAACACATAGCGCAGAGACACTTTACAGTTGTACAGTATGTGGGAAacagtttgaaacaaataaaatctttaaaatacatCAGAGAATACACACTGATAAGAAATCTTACAGTTGTtcagtttgtgaaaaacagtttggaACACACAATGCATTAAAGTTGCATAAGAGTATATGTTGTATGGAAAAACCTTACTGTTGTGCAGTTTGtaaaaaacaatttagaaaaaaaagtagtttaaaaatacatcaaagaatacacacggGAGAGAAACCTTACGTCTGTacagtttgtggaaaacaatttggGCAAAACTGTACCTTAAAAACACATCAAAGTacacacactggggagaaaccttacagttgtacagtttgtggaaAATGCTTTGGAACAAACAGtaagttaaaaatacatcaaagaatacatactggagagaaaccttacagttgcaCAGTTTGTGGAAAACACTTTGGAACAAATGGTAACTTAAAAACGCATTTAAgtatacacactggggagaaactgTACAATTGTGAAATTTGTTGTAAGTCCTTCAGAACAAATAGTTTACTAAATAAACATCAAATGATACATAGTGAGAAGAAACCTTACTGTTGTGCAGTTTGTGGGAGTCAGTTTCGAACAAAGAGTGAATtgaaaatacatcaaataaaacacattggggaaaaaccttacagttgtgtagtttgtggtaaacagtttaaaagaaataGTTCCTATGTAGCACATagaagaatacacactggagagaaaccttacagttgtgcagtgtgtggaaaacacttTATAACAAATGGTACTTTAAAAACACATCAAATAATACATACTGGggaaaaaccttacagttgtataGTATGTGGAAAACGCTCTAGAACAAATGGTGATATTAAAAAACACCAAAGAATACATAGTGGagaaaaaccttacagttgtgttgTGTGTGGGAAATTCTTTAGAACAAATAGTAACttaataaaacatcaaataatacatactggggagaaaccttaa
- the LOC143225422 gene encoding uncharacterized protein LOC143225422 isoform X2, whose amino-acid sequence MKVKTEQSDLPQDEVISKFSYCSDDVLDSSKYSVMNVKTETEFKEHLQQTESRLENTSDIITCCGSQFSGNYVLRKEDSFRKIPKLNSDLCGETNENNLKEFDIPKDGCKPYNELICGQNLGTLDNITQQNRINTAEKPYTCIVYGENFRRNSPVKDHQRTHSAETLYSCTVCGKQFETNKIFKIHQRIHTDKKSYSCSVCEKQFGTHNALKLHKSICCMEKPYCCAVCKKQFRKKSSLKIHQRIHTGEKPYVCTVCGKQFGQNCTLKTHQSTHTGEKPYSCTVCGKCFGTNSKLKIHQRIHTGEKPYSCTVCGKHFGTNGNLKTHLSIHTGEKLYNCEICCKSFRTNSLLNKHQMIHSEKKPYCCAVCGSQFRTKSELKIHQIKHIGEKPYSCVVCGKQFKRNSSYVAHRRIHTGEKPYSCAVCGKHFITNGTLKTHQIIHTGEKPYSCIVCGKRSRTNGDIKKHQRIHSGEKPYSCVVCGKFFRTNSNLIKHQIIHTGEKP is encoded by the exons ATGAAAGTGAAAACAGAACAGTCTGATCTGCCACAAGATGAGGTTATTTCAAAGTTCAGTTACTGCAGTGATGATGTTCTAGATAGTTCAAAGTATAGTGTTATgaatgtgaaaacagaaactgaatttaaagaacatttacaGCAAACTGAATCTAGGTTGGAAAATACTTCTG ATATAATCACCTGTTGTGGAAGTCAGTTTTCTGGTAATTATGTCTTAAGAAAAGAAGATTCCTTCAGAAAAATCCCAAAACTCAACAGTGATCTTTGtggagaaacaaatgaaaataacctAAAAGAATTTGATATACCTAAGGATGGTTGTAAACCATACAATGAGTTAATTTGTGGGCAAAACCTTGGAACATTGGATAATATAACACAACAAAACAGGATAAACACTGCAGAAAAACCATATACTTGTATAGTTTATGGGGAAAACTTTCGAAGAAATAGTCCCGTAAAAGATCATCAAAGAACACATAGCGCAGAGACACTTTACAGTTGTACAGTATGTGGGAAacagtttgaaacaaataaaatctttaaaatacatCAGAGAATACACACTGATAAGAAATCTTACAGTTGTtcagtttgtgaaaaacagtttggaACACACAATGCATTAAAGTTGCATAAGAGTATATGTTGTATGGAAAAACCTTACTGTTGTGCAGTTTGtaaaaaacaatttagaaaaaaaagtagtttaaaaatacatcaaagaatacacacggGAGAGAAACCTTACGTCTGTacagtttgtggaaaacaatttggGCAAAACTGTACCTTAAAAACACATCAAAGTacacacactggggagaaaccttacagttgtacagtttgtggaaAATGCTTTGGAACAAACAGtaagttaaaaatacatcaaagaatacatactggagagaaaccttacagttgcaCAGTTTGTGGAAAACACTTTGGAACAAATGGTAACTTAAAAACGCATTTAAgtatacacactggggagaaactgTACAATTGTGAAATTTGTTGTAAGTCCTTCAGAACAAATAGTTTACTAAATAAACATCAAATGATACATAGTGAGAAGAAACCTTACTGTTGTGCAGTTTGTGGGAGTCAGTTTCGAACAAAGAGTGAATtgaaaatacatcaaataaaacacattggggaaaaaccttacagttgtgtagtttgtggtaaacagtttaaaagaaataGTTCCTATGTAGCACATagaagaatacacactggagagaaaccttacagttgtgcagtgtgtggaaaacacttTATAACAAATGGTACTTTAAAAACACATCAAATAATACATACTGGggaaaaaccttacagttgtataGTATGTGGAAAACGCTCTAGAACAAATGGTGATATTAAAAAACACCAAAGAATACATAGTGGagaaaaaccttacagttgtgttgTGTGTGGGAAATTCTTTAGAACAAATAGTAACttaataaaacatcaaataatacatactggggagaaaccttaa